One Polynucleobacter sp. SHI8 genomic window, TAATCAAGGTTTAATTACCGGCTATTATGAGCCGATTATCAAGGGCTCATTATCTCGCCAAGGGGTATATCAAACCGCTATTTATAAACTCCCGACTGGTTGGAGTGCTTCACCCAGTAAAGTCAGGCCCCCTCGGGCAGAACTGATGCAGTCTGGAGTGTTAAAAGGAATGGAAATCGCTTGGGTAGAAGATCCTGTAGCTGTAGCATTTATGCAAATCCAAGGATCTGGAAAAATAGTATTAGAAAACAAGAAAATATTAAGACTTGGTTATGCCGGCACGAACAACCAAACATTTGTATCTTTTGCCCAGTGGTTAATTAATCAAAAACAATTAACCTATGCCCAAGCAAGTATGCAGGGGATTTCTGATTGGGCTAAAAAAAATCCACAGCGCGTCAATGAGATGCTCAATGCAAATCCTCGGTTTGTATTTTTTAAAGTTTTAGAAAGCTCGACATCACCACTTGATGGCCCTATTGGAAGTATTGGCGTACCCTTGACCGCCGGACGGAGTATTGCAGTCGATTGGCAATCGATACCACGCGGGGCACCAGTGTATATATCAACCACTGATCCACAAACAACACAAGCATTACAACGATTGGTATTTGCACAAGATACCGGCTCAGCTATTGTTGGTGGCGTGAGAGCCGACTATTATTGGGGCTCTGGAGATGCTGCCGGAGATAAAGCAGGAAAAATGAAACAAGCTGGTCGTTTATGGGTAATTCTTCCGAAGAGTATGTACCCATGAAATTAGCAAACATTTCAGTACTTGCATTCTCTTTATTGATCAGTGCATGTGCCACCAATTACTCAACTTCTAATAATTCAAAAAATCAAGAGGATGTTAATAAATTCTCATTGATAGATACACAGGGTAAAGAGGTTGTTGTGAACGAAGATCATTCTTTACCGGGATGGTTCCCATGGGCTTTAACCCCCAGTAAAAATAAAACAAGTTATACCTTACAAAAATACCAAGGTAGAACAGTCATTCATGCTGATGCAGATGCCAGTGCTTCTGGCCTTATGGTGCCATTAAAGCCAAGAACTGTTGAAGGTAAAGAACTTATCTGGGAGTGGAAGGCTCTCGGACATATTGCACAAGCGGACAATTCTCAGGGGCACACGGATGATGCGCCGCTTCGCATTATGTTGGCCTTTGATGGTGACAAAAGTAAACTTTCATTAAAAGATCAGATGGCATTTGAGCTGGCGCATTTAATCAGTGGACAAGAGATGCCATACGCAACGCTGATGTACATTTGGTCAAGTCAAGCGCATGAGACTCCAATCATCACCAATAAATACACCTCACGCTTAAAAATGATTATTGTCGACTCAGGTGAGGAGCATGTCGGCCAATGGCGAAAACACCAAAGAAATATTGAAAAAGACTATCGAGAAGCCTTTCAAGAACCACCAGGTAAATTAATCGCTGTTGGCATAATGACGGATACGGATAATACAAAAAGCTTAGTCAAAGCGATTTACGGCGATATAGAAATTAAAAGAAAAGAAATTACGTCAAATAAGCTTGAGTTAAATGTACCCAATAACTAGCTCCAACAGGTAGCAGATGATCATTAAAATCATAGCAAGGATTATGTAAATGGCAAGGGCCCATACCGTGTCCAACTGCTCGATGATCACCATCACCATTGCCAATAAAAACATAACAACCCGGGACTTTTTCTAGCATAAAAGCAAAGTCTTCAGAGCCCATCGTTGGCTCTATGCCCTCAATAAACTGCGCATCGCCAAAACTGTTCTTGATAACCGACTGAGCAAAAGCAGTCTCTTGAAGATGATTAATCAGCGGGGGATAATTACGTTCAAATTCAACTTCAGCCGTACAGTTAAACGCGAGGGAAGTGCCATGAGCGATATCTCGAAGTCTTTGCTCCAAAAGATCTAAAACGGGATTGGTAAAGGTTCTAATCGTACCACCCAGCCAGCCATCATTCGGGATGACATTACTTGCAAATCCTGCATGAATTTGAGTAATTGATAAAACAGCCGTATCCACCGGTTTTTTATTGCGAGTAATGATGCTTTGCAAAGAGGAGGCTAATTGTGCAATAGCAAAAACAGGATCTGCACCATTATGCGGAAGAGCTGCGTGAGCACCTTTACCTTTAATCGTGATCGTGAATTCATTACTAGAGGCCATCATTGGGCCTGGAATAACACCAAAACTACCTTCTGGCATCCCTGGCCAATTATGCATACCAAAAACCGCATCACATGGAAATAAGGTAAATAAACCATCCGCCATCATCTCGCGAGCACCACCGCCTCCTTCTTCCGCAGGTTGGAAGATGAAATGAACAGTACCCTTAAATTCTCTATGAGAAGCAAAGAATTGTGCCGCACTTAAGAGCATGGCGGTATGTCCATCGTGACCACACGCATGCATCTTACCCTCATGTTGAGAAGCATGAGCAAAAGCATTATGTTCTTGTAAAGGTAAGGCATCGATATCTGCACGAAGACCAATGGATTTACCTGGACCCAAATTACCTTGTATGGTTCCGACTACTCCAGTTTTGCCGAGTCCCACGTGTGTTTGAATACCCCAACTTTTTAATTGCTTGGCAATTAATTCAGAAGTTCTAAACTCGGTAAACTTTAATTCTGGATGAGCATGAATATCCCTGCGAATAGCTTTAATCAATTCGAGCTGATCAATAAATTCCGGAAAGATTTTCATAATCACATATTAAGTTTGAATAACTCATCTTATCTTAAATCTTATAAAAGATGAAATGAATTAATATTTCACTTACATGAATTTTAATAAAAGAATGAAATATCAGTCTATTGATTATTCAATCAACGAGAGAAAAATTAAAAGCGATGAACCATACCAATGGTTCCTGAAGTTAGGTCTTTTATTACCTTTCCAGAATCAGAACCATTTGCATGATTTACAAAAGCATACAGATGAGTCTGTTTAGATAAGTGATAGTTAGCGCCGACCACCAATTTATTGCCATACATAGATGAATTTGTTTGAAGATGGGTTTTTTGCCGATAGGCAGCCGCAAAAAAGTCAACTTGCGGGCTAGCCTGATATTTAAATCCAACACCAATATTTTTTACAGATTGGATCGGTGTAGGGTGATGTCGAACAGATGGACTAGGAAGTCCACTAGTCAATTCCGATTGGGAGAAACCTAATTTCAAATTGACGTTACCCATTTTTTGAGAAATACCAGCATTAACAATGTGAGCAGATTGGTTGTGATGCGTTAAGCGACTATTTTCTGTCATAGAATAAGATCCAGCAATGAGCGTATCACCCATTTGATAACTAGCACCTGCTGCAAAGTTAGGTTGATGAGCGCTATCAGCACTTCCTAATTGATAACTAGTGACGAAGTTAAAACGAGGAGTCCTAAAAGAATATTTCAACGCATTATCGACCCATTTATTACCGTACCTGCCATTAAAGGTTCCACTCAAATCATCGATCACATACTTTTGACGAATTAGTCCACTTGGATCAATCATCCTTGCAATATCGAAGCTGACTGAAGATTGAAGCCCTAATGTGAACTGCCCCACTTGACGATTTTCATAACCAATGTAGTTGCGTCTTTTAAAAAGAATGGCTGGCGAAGAGGGATTTGTTTCTCCTTCTAGATTAAAAAAGACAACGTGTGATGGAGCAATTTCCTCACGCCCTTGGATGCCAAATCGAGAAGCCATTTTATTTCCTTGTTTGATTTTCAAATCATCAGGTGTTGAATGAATGCTATTTAAATTGATTTGAATTCCTTGATCAATTAATCCATATAGCTTGA contains:
- a CDS encoding MltA domain-containing protein, which produces MTILLSACSSVSIQKDVSELEPVATTPSSQFKQYTAAHYFLSSWKNLPGWESDPFDDAWNAWQKSCQYWSKANQAEWQQLCKESQKINAGDKKIAKDFFEKYFQVWEIRQAKDQNTYPKGSNQGLITGYYEPIIKGSLSRQGVYQTAIYKLPTGWSASPSKVRPPRAELMQSGVLKGMEIAWVEDPVAVAFMQIQGSGKIVLENKKILRLGYAGTNNQTFVSFAQWLINQKQLTYAQASMQGISDWAKKNPQRVNEMLNANPRFVFFKVLESSTSPLDGPIGSIGVPLTAGRSIAVDWQSIPRGAPVYISTTDPQTTQALQRLVFAQDTGSAIVGGVRADYYWGSGDAAGDKAGKMKQAGRLWVILPKSMYP
- a CDS encoding DUF3047 domain-containing protein, with amino-acid sequence MGNSSEEYVPMKLANISVLAFSLLISACATNYSTSNNSKNQEDVNKFSLIDTQGKEVVVNEDHSLPGWFPWALTPSKNKTSYTLQKYQGRTVIHADADASASGLMVPLKPRTVEGKELIWEWKALGHIAQADNSQGHTDDAPLRIMLAFDGDKSKLSLKDQMAFELAHLISGQEMPYATLMYIWSSQAHETPIITNKYTSRLKMIIVDSGEEHVGQWRKHQRNIEKDYREAFQEPPGKLIAVGIMTDTDNTKSLVKAIYGDIEIKRKEITSNKLELNVPNN
- a CDS encoding M20 aminoacylase family protein; amino-acid sequence: MKIFPEFIDQLELIKAIRRDIHAHPELKFTEFRTSELIAKQLKSWGIQTHVGLGKTGVVGTIQGNLGPGKSIGLRADIDALPLQEHNAFAHASQHEGKMHACGHDGHTAMLLSAAQFFASHREFKGTVHFIFQPAEEGGGGAREMMADGLFTLFPCDAVFGMHNWPGMPEGSFGVIPGPMMASSNEFTITIKGKGAHAALPHNGADPVFAIAQLASSLQSIITRNKKPVDTAVLSITQIHAGFASNVIPNDGWLGGTIRTFTNPVLDLLEQRLRDIAHGTSLAFNCTAEVEFERNYPPLINHLQETAFAQSVIKNSFGDAQFIEGIEPTMGSEDFAFMLEKVPGCYVFIGNGDGDHRAVGHGMGPCHLHNPCYDFNDHLLPVGASYWVHLTQAYLT
- a CDS encoding porin, whose amino-acid sequence is MYKKSLCFLLGMGFTNISHADSVKLYGLIDQGIQINLNSIHSTPDDLKIKQGNKMASRFGIQGREEIAPSHVVFFNLEGETNPSSPAILFKRRNYIGYENRQVGQFTLGLQSSVSFDIARMIDPSGLIRQKYVIDDLSGTFNGRYGNKWVDNALKYSFRTPRFNFVTSYQLGSADSAHQPNFAAGASYQMGDTLIAGSYSMTENSRLTHHNQSAHIVNAGISQKMGNVNLKLGFSQSELTSGLPSPSVRHHPTPIQSVKNIGVGFKYQASPQVDFFAAAYRQKTHLQTNSSMYGNKLVVGANYHLSKQTHLYAFVNHANGSDSGKVIKDLTSGTIGMVHRF